In Quercus robur chromosome 11, dhQueRobu3.1, whole genome shotgun sequence, the sequence CAACGTTGGTTGTGTGCTTCCTTGCCCGCTGACATAACAGTTTCCAAATCTTGTAAATGTTAAACCAGTCTGCTAGCTTCTAAGATCTTTAGTAATGAATCtgtgttgaaaaaaaaaatgtaaataattgctttcataacaaattaccCATTAAATTATGGGTTTCATTTAGCTCTTTCAAGCAGTCCaataaaagatttgaaattttaatatgataataaagagttattattacAAAAAGAACGTCatagatttaaatattttttatatatttatttttgagatgtcccaaataagtattcatttaaaaaaaaaaacattagtgtcttttttttttttttttttttttaattcataaaagATCGTGCCCATCTCTATAATACCAAGTAAGCATTATTTTAGTAAGCAATAAGTTAAGGTTCCATTTTGAACCCAAGACTTATTTTGAGATGCACAAATCATTCTTCTTATTTATGGAAAATGTTATCGATTAGGGTATtagttaacaatccatttttaaaaagttttgacatcacttttatgaaaaatgaaaaaaaattgtcaaaatattaattttttttttcttttcccacaaaaactttctttaactgaaTTGTTAACCAATGGCCTAAGGGTACTCGTTAACATAaccgtttatttatttatcttcctATACATATCTAATTATACTTGTGTGATTGTGTCGTTTAGCAAAATTGGAGTGATAGTACGATTATGCTTAATGCTTGAGTAACCTCCTATCCTAGCCTACGCAATTCCAATACATAGAATtgtacatatttcaaaaaataaaatttaaaatgttatcCTATgcccatttttttaattttttttaaaagtttcaacttatagtgtttatttctaataactctttatcattagatcaagacaccaatctattttttatgtaagcGGAGATTGAACctaaaatttcttattcaactatcaagtactttaccaattaagttaactgaaaccctcctttttttttttttttttattggtttggtgAATAAGTACTTTATTCATTGTGCAAGAGAACAGAACAAAAGGACCTGGACCTGGGCCATCTCCTTCCTATATATGCCGGTTGAGATGTAGCGACTTGTGTAAAATATGCTAGTCCAGGAATAAAGCAAGTATACTATTAGTGGTAGTTTTAATTCCCTTTTAACAATTGCCCAAATTCCTTCTGCCCCTTTAGAGCAACACCACTGAATGTGGACCATGTACTATAGGGAGCTTGAGTTTCTATGATTCTTCTTCTATTATCAGGAGAAAAAAAGGCCTATGATTCTCCAACGCTAGCCGATGCATTTGACCTCAAAGCACAATTATGGAGATGCTTTAATCCAATTGATTATTTACTGTTTAAAATtcctagattaaaaaaaaatatatatatatatatatatattagaattttctacTTTGACTCAAGCATATGATGTGCTTATGGTTCAAAAATTGTTTTGGGACAGACTTATACAGTGGATCACACCCATGTTAGAACAATAGAACCAccgttttttctctttttattttattgggctCCGATTTTGATTAggttcatttaaaaaaaaaataattataaagcACAAAATCATTAAAACACTTAATGGAGTGAGGGAGAACATATTACAACGAACAGACCACCTATTTACAGAAGCATATTTAGATGTGACCTTACCTTTTTTATCTTGAGCCACCATAGCCAATGTTGTGAATTTATCCGTAATAGTCCCATCAACATTCACTATTTTTGTTGTGGGAGGTTtccattggatttttttttttttttttataaaattcaatcaattgaaaaagaaaggaggaacACTAGTGGATTTTTTGTCTAGAAACTTGGACTTGAGACTGTGCTGTCACCTTTTTCTTCGTATGAGCAACAAAGTTCTTGAGATTCCAAATGACCTCAAGaattaaaaccataaacaagGTATACCGATGAGAAATGAGAATCTTCCTTTGCCCACTGAGAATGTCCCATTAACTGCATTGGAGGATCTAAGAAAAGTCTTACTGTGTTTTGATGGTTGGATATTGTCATACTACCAGTCCTGATTAATTAGAGCAACCATAATTTGACACTGCCATAATTAAGGAGAGTCAAATGATCACTTAGAGTATTGCTACATATTATTctatcttttaacttttttttttaaaaaaaaactacatattgatattattcaaattctcactcctccaactatcaaattaccaccaaattaaaaaaaaaaaaaaaaaaaaaaaaaaaaaaaaaaaaaagaaggtcaCAACAAAGCAACGTTGCAAATAGGGCTTTTCGAATTCCTCCCATTTCCCTCAATTGAACTCACtcaaatctttttcttcttcttcttcttcttcttcttttatttttatttttatttttttttatatacagatagaatttctactctagcataatctaagtgtatatgtatgtgaagctCCATTTTGGAAACTTGAACTCCAACCCTTACCCcctacaccccacaagcatttatacttgtggaatgacCCCCGTACCAAGGGTGCACGGTGAtactcaaatattttattattatttataatttgataattacaatagGAAATAGATGATCAATTCCTGGATGTCTTAAAAATATTAGAAGACACCAActaattaagttacaagaccCGAGATGACCCGTACCAAGGGTGCACGGTGatactcaaatcttttattattatttataatttgataattacaatagGAAATAGATGATTAATTCCTGGATGTCTTAAAAATATTAGAAGACACCAActaattaagttacaagaccCGAGATGAATTTACTAAAATTCTAAAATACTAATAGTATGCTAGTTTGATCCATGGGTAAatcaaaaatcatatatttaaaGGCAAAGCACTAGTCCTAAACCTAGTCTGTTGGTCATAAACCTAGTCTATGAGTTATTTAATTCGTTAAAGTTAAAAACAGTCAATTTTAATCTTATAGATAACGAGTTCAACTAAAGATTGATATATCATCACTTCATATTAGACACATTAGGGACCAAAAGTGATTATTATAAGTTTGTTAGGAATAGAACAATCAAGTTGTTAGAGATTAAATGCAACTAATTTAAATTTCAGAGAGTGAAATTGATTATGGACTAAAGTTTAGGaaccaacaattttttttttttcctcaaataaaTTACTTCAATTTACATAGTGAAGCAAATTGCGTAAAACCAAACTTttatgaaaactaaaaactataaatagtatattacaataaataatGGAAGTcgtttaaatttcttaaaattttgctatTTAGTTTTATTAGTGTGGTAttctaaatttcttaaaactttaGTATTATAGTTTTATTTAGAGCAAAGTATGCTAACAATTTTATAAGCATCAGGAGGTGAGAATTGATTTTATAAGCATGGGGAGGAGTTGAAGTCAAAGTCTCTTCATTTGAGGCCTATTGATAAATTCCcaagagaaaatgtgagaagTGTAGGCTTTGTTCATATCTGGGGATATAACCACAACACATCACAGTACATTATTGTTTGCAAAAAGGAGGTCTGAGACTTGTTCTCACTTAATATTGAGTTGTCTTTTTGCATTGATTAGAATTTTTACCCAATCATCCATCATTGAGAATTTGCCACACATTATCGAGCAATTGATGAAAACAAATTTAAAGTTACATGGCAACTGGTTGTGTTCATTCCATAGATACAACCCTTATTAGATGGTAAAAATACACCCCCTCCTTCCTATCATCTTAAATGTAAATATCCtaagattaaaaaaacaaatttaaagataGTTTCCATAGAAACCTGTAACCCCATTACATAGATATAACCGTTATCTAGTTCATTCACTATAAAGAAGAAATTTAACAAACTAAGATGGAAGAAATTTGACACGCGAATACATGtgcacaaacacacacaatgCAAGCATGGCAGACAGTTTAGCACTTAATCATTTTTATAAACACACTGAAACCAAACTACATATCATCCAGAATTACAAACATAAGAGTGGTGTAGCCCAAATGAGTTTTAACAAAGTAAATTCACATAATAACTACTACAATCCATTTTGACATAAAAACTAATGCCAATACCAAGAAACTAAACACCATCAAAACGCTTTGTTGAATCTTTTCTTTCCCTGAGTTAAAGTTTGTTAATTACGTACAACTCATCATCAAGCATGATTTCAAAAGGTCCTGCAAGAATTTAAAAACTGTAAGAGCATTCTTGTTCATGATTTAACATAAGAAGataaaataatactaatcaGTTTAGTCATCatatagaaaaataaacacTAAGATTTGTGGTTTCGAGATATACAAATTAAGAGATACTCCCAGCCTTTACCACATGAACAGGTGCAACAATGGGGATGGGAGACTGGGGCAAAAGATCTATGAAGGTTCCCATGACAACAATTATATAATAAGAAGATATCTTGCTACTTAACTAAGGACAATTGTAAAGAGAACACTGTGTTCCAAAAGAAAATACGGGAGTAGAAATATTGCAAAGTTCATAGTAATAGAAAGAACACAAATACGATATGAAATCAACTGTtaattacaacaaaaacaaataatttcaaaGTAAAGCTAAAGCCAACTAGATAACCACAAATCACTATTATGACTATGAGACAAGGTTTGTATCATCCATCAACAATTGAACACTTAAGGATGTACTATTAAAAAGGGGTGGGAAAAAAACCCCTTAACTAGCATCCAGAGATGTATTACATACAGTCTCCTTCTGTGCAGGGTGTTGTCCCTTGCTCAACAATAATTGATCACTTGTGTTCTCTTCATTCATAACATCAATGCCCTCTTTCTCTAAGAGAAATATTTTAACCATTCTCTGAGGGATAACTTTGATCTAAAGAACCAAGCAAGAACATTATCACAGTATATGATGAAAAGATTTTCAGCTTATAAATCACATAAGAAAAGGGGTGGGAAAAGTTTCTCTGAGGAATGTCTATAAGGATTGATTTTTCCATCAACATGTTTTcatttatagaaaaagaaaaggctaaaAAGATGCTAACTACCATGAACTTCCAGAATGATCCCTTCCAAGTACGGGAATATATTCATCAGTGAGCACAGTGGGGCAAAAACTCTTGTATGCTTGCATAGAAGAAGATTATCACACAAATTTAGTGCTTATACACATTTAAAGAAACATTAGTGACCAAATGTTGtaagatgaaaaaaatacacacaGAGCACTGGCAAGCATCTTCATCCCAATGCAAGCATGGCAGACATGTCTCAaaaagagttattattattatgatattcCTAAACACTGGAAATCCTATGTTTGAACTCACCAAGTTAGGCCACTCCATTTCTAAGGAAAAGTATCAATGCCGTCCCAGAGAAAGCCTTATGAATTCCTACCTCCAAGGTTGCTGCCTTTCCTGTACATAGAAAGAAGGCCTTCAATTTAATGTTTCAAGTGAGGCCATCTGATCAACAAGTCCATTTGGTTTTGTCTCTTAAACTTGCTATCATTGCAGGATATTaacataaaattcaaattttatgtgCAATACAAATgactagaaaaataaaattaaacttatgttgccatttttttgttgttgacaaTTTGATAGTTATACTGTTATAGATGGGGAAGGGGGAATTTAAACCCTGGTTCTTCTAGGTGACATATGTTGTGGTTTGAATGTATCCAGCAAAGCCCTTATTAGATGGTGAAATGTAATATGCAATCCCACCCTATCAATGTAAATATCCTAAGATTTAAGAACAGGTTTATAAGTAGTTTCCATAAATACCTTTACACCCATTACATAGGCATAACTGCTATCTAGTTGACTGAGAAAGCATAaatttaacacacacacacgatgCAAGCATGACAGACACTGTTTTGCATCTACTTCATACAATTGTGTAATAGAAAATACTAACTCATTCACAAAAGATGAagagagggaaaagaaaaacaatggaAGGAAATGGAGTCAACAAAACAATAcatctaagaattttttttttattgggttaaaAATACTCAAATCAAGCCAAGGAacgaaagataaaaaaaatattagttcaaGAAGAGGATTATACCTGTGTTTGGAGTGTTTGGACCAAGAGCGATTCTGTGTTTTGCATCTCAGGAAGAACCGGAACCTATGGATCTTATATAACATTGGTCCACAAATCTGTTTTCTgcaattacatttttatttttaatttatatttacttATCTGGGGGaagggagggaaaaaaagaagaagaagaggaggaggattATAAAAAAGTCATTTTCAATTCTTAACCACCCAAAGGTTAGGAACCTCGTGTGTAACTAAACATTAAGAAGTTGATGCATTGGGGTGATTGTGCAGAGGTAACACTAAGCTGAAATTAGAAGTTAGAAGTTGGTAGTATTATGATATGTACTTCCTGTGCTATGTTGGGATGCATGTCTTACAGGTATATGTGCAAATGTACAAGTGTTAAAGAAGTCAAGTGATAGGCTGTTACTAGTAGAAACAGTGATGTCAGCTGGTTGTTGTTAGAGGTGTTTGAGGTAGTCAGTTAGTTGTTACAGCTGATTAAGTAGTTAACAATTGATCTGCTCAATTGTATTGCTGTATTATGATCAATTGATGAATAAACCAGTTTTACCTTTTAgtctttcattctctctctcacatcttAGGAAGCAACGCTACCCTCGAATCTAGCCATCGCCTTAATTTTCATACTCTTTAACTACCCAATATCCAAGATCCTAACACCAAAGCTAGCAATGACAACTGGTGAGCTGCCTTCTCCATGAGAAGATAGGCATCTAAGGTAGTAGAAGATTTAAAATGTACAAGCATTATCTTTAGCATATACAGAtcataattgataaattaagaaattttttaataatcccaggagaacacaaagaacatttAGTATGAGTGTGAAAACATGAAGTCAAAAGAGGCCACCGTAACATTATCAAGAAAGAATAAGTTGAGTACATCTATCTTTATAATGTTAAAAGTGGCAGGAAACATGATACTCACACAGTCCATATATCTTCAACCAATTGATAAATAAGCATGCTAAAAGTTCATAACCAACACAAACCACTTTCTTTTCTCAATATAACCGAAAACAACCACAACTTTGGTCAGCTATCTATTCTAAATATAAAGCCACTCAATTAAGGTAATCAATCAACAATAAGAATTTATAGAATCACATTCATATCGAACTCATAATCAAAGCCAGGTATATATGAAGAACAAAATGGAAAACCATAAAAATAAGCTTGACAATAAAATTTATCTTGCCTGTTGTtgttcctctttcttttctgtcTTTTCCTTTGTTGGTTGGGTTTGTCAAGTAAAACTAGGCTCTCAACATAAGAATCAACAAAAGTATTTCCATATCCACGAATTCTAAGATCTTTAAAGTCTTTGGTCTTAAGGTCTCGTGAGCTGAGGTATCCTCCATACAATTCCAGAATAACGTCACCACTCTTCCTAAAACCCTTAGGTATACAATGTGACCTTGGTATGCCCTCTACGAGAAATGCACCAGGCAAAGTTTTAATTTTGGTCCATGATGACGCATCCGCATAGTCTTTCATCACCCATATACTGAGACGGTGACCAGGAAACCCCGGTTGAAACAGGGCAAGGGAATTCCCATACGCTGAAATAGATACCCTCACCCAATACtcatctccattttgatctgaAAGTTTCGGCAGCGCTATCTCACGGAAGACCTCGTCCCCCAAATCAAACACcataacaaaattaagaaatttgttCCCAGTCTTCCTCAAAGCAACCCAATGCAGAGCCCCATTGACAAAAGCCTCCGGCTCACGACCACGTGCAGCACCTATAGGAGGCAAAGCAGTAACCATTCTCCATTTTCCAGTGGAGAGTGAGTAAACCTCCACCTCCGGTGGAGACTTACCCTTTTggcctttttcttcaagagtcaCAAACCTCACCACCTTATAGTCATTGGCTTTGGaatcaaatccaaacccaacagTGGCGTCATAGCCACCATGtgaaaaaaatgtgatattggGTTTAGGAAGTTTGACAAACTTTCTAACACAAGGGTTCCAGAGAAAGAACTTATAATGGTACCCATATAAATCATCAGCAAGGAAGATGAGGCCATTACAAGTACCCACTACATGAAATATTCCGCCATAGCTTTGACCATGAAAAGGGAAGTCATCAAACCTGGTGTACTCATTGAAATCTTGGTTGTCAAAATGCAAAACGTAttgttctttttcattttcttcaaatgTCATCTCACTAACTGCTTCGGCGATCTCTGCTGCTTCGGCGAGCTCCAAAGAGCAGAGCCTGAAGAGGAGTAGGGggtgtttgttgttgttgttggagtGGTGGAGATGGTTGGAAATGAAGGTTGGGTTTTGGATGAGAGATTTCCATGTTTTGCAGACTGCTGTGCATGTTACTATGGATTTTATAGGTAGGCGAACGAAAACATTGGTCAGGATTTCATGAGGTAGAGAGTCCAAAGTAGATAAATTGTCTGACATTGCTTTCCTTCAACCTTGAAAAACAGTGAAAATGGGTACTGAATCGACAAATGACAAGTAACCCAGATTTTTGTTTTTCGTTTTTAGTAGGAAAGTGcgagaaacaaaaaatgagagTAAGAGAGAAACTCACTTAGGAGAAAATGGAGAGCGAGTCGACCCGGCGAGTTGGATCGGATGTAAATCCCTATCGTCTAAAAACAGAACCACGAGACGACTCTGTTGTTGTAATACAGAAAACAATAATGGCGTTGGAGATGGGTTTAGGTGTGGGTTTGGCCgtgggtttggtggtggtgattAATTTTGGGTGTGAGTTTCTTGGATTTTGACTATGGTGTCAATGTGGTGTTTCAGTTTCAAGTTAAGTAGCAGCGGTgccaaaaaaaaagctaaaaagttAAATGGATAAAAAGTGACTTTGCGGAGTActgaaaacttaaaaatttgtCATTATTAATATGGATGTTGTTAAAGCAATGTTTAATTActcattttaaaaagtttttatagaaaaaaaaattttaataacctttttcattttacataaaaataaactttcttaaaatgaattaCTTATCATTGTCCTAAAGACATCCGTTAATATGATCTATATATATCAAAAGTTTTGACTTCGAAATTAGGCTGAGTTTGTTTcgactataaaaaaaaattaggaaaacattttacaccTTTGAGATTGATTGGGTACACATGAAATTACggtcaaactgaaaataaatttcaattgaCTGTAAAATAGAGGCCTGGCAAAACCAATTACATAGCAATTTTACCTTCAACCCATTTCTGGCCTCTTTCACAACTTAGCaacccagagagagagagatagcaACAAATcatcacataataaaaatatgttacTGATTAACCCTGATAAATGTGATATTGCTCCATTCATAACAAGTCATATTAatatcaataattgtgaaaaatattgtgcacCTAATATTACTCTATTTATTATCGCAAGgttccattttctttctttctttttttacctaATTATAATAGAGATCCTGAACATATACCATGCCTCATATAGCCATCGACAACATATAAGCTAAAAAACAAAGCATGAAGCTAGTAAAATTGTGTGATGATTTGGTAATACACATACCAGTTTGTCAAAGGGTGCATCTACTTGAACAACTTCAAAACTATACAACATGCATCAAAGCTCCTAGAATATGTATGTAGCAATATTTCAAAGTTAAAATCATGACAATTTGTTTATAGTTGTATGGATATGACACAATAAAGCTCGTTGTTGTTGGAGGAAGAGAAGGagatgaggaatttgaagattGATTTACACCAATTGTTGTAAATATTGTGTGAGGGGTAAACAAGTatgaagagggagagagagaaagatggtCACAAGCCGACAACTAAAGAAAATACAATGGATCCACTTATTATAGTTGTAGGGGCAGTTTTTGGGGCCCAGACCCAgcaagtaagtggttctggcccaaaagtctctagacaatgaatttgtagagagcggatTACAAAACTAGGGCTGGACGAAGTGAATGTCAATTAGATGTATGCCATGCAACAGTCTGAACGTGAGAATATTCCATTTAAGTTCACAGGAtatcggtccgaggagacgtataagTACAACTCTTGCTTTGGTTACAGACTACAGAATTctttcacctctctctctctcttttttctcaattCTCCGATCCCCTCTGCATGGagatctccttctcttatatagcctccttaatTTGATaaggaccttacacttgttaaccatctgggcCTTCACTTGAGTGTCTATCCCATCGGATatccaccttatctttctgtgagttgcactggccaatgtaacactgttcgcctgtcttctccacattaatgcggctgaaaaagtagcttccttgcatttaatgcggcagttgtggcttCTCTTTGGACGTCTTACCTTTTCCTCTTTCCTGCTGTGTGTGGCTCATCCTACTACCCACGTTTGTCTGGGATGGTTCTTCACTGTGGAGGAGGCGCACATTGGGCCCATATTTGTGTGTCCGAgaagacattcctcctcggacatcttTTAAAACAAACTGGGCTCCACAGGATTGGACCATGAGCTTTACCTTTGGGTCGTGGTTGGGCTCCGtgtggggcccaaggcccattgttgactttgggaattttacccctacaatagttattttgtaattttattagaGAAAAATGCGAAAACACTctttaatcaaattaatcatTGTacttctaatttgaaattatacCCCTTATCAATAGTTTTGTAATTAAGTGGT encodes:
- the LOC126706154 gene encoding F-box protein CPR1-like isoform X1; its protein translation is MSDNLSTLDSLPHEILTNVFVRLPIKSIVTCTAVCKTWKSLIQNPTFISNHLHHSNNNNKHPLLLFRLCSLELAEAAEIAEAVSEMTFEENEKEQYVLHFDNQDFNEYTRFDDFPFHGQSYGGIFHVVGTCNGLIFLADDLYGYHYKFFLWNPCVRKFVKLPKPNITFFSHGGYDATVGFGFDSKANDYKVVRFVTLEEKGQKGKSPPEVEVYSLSTGKWRMVTALPPIGAARGREPEAFVNGALHWVALRKTGNKFLNFVMVFDLGDEVFREIALPKLSDQNGDEYWVRVSISAYGNSLALFQPGFPGHRLSIWVMKDYADASSWTKIKTLPGAFLVEGIPRSHCIPKGFRKSGDVILELYGGYLSSRDLKTKDFKDLRIRGYGNTFVDSYVESLVLLDKPNQQRKRQKRKRNNNRKQICGPMLYKIHRFRFFLRCKTQNRSWSKHSKHRTF